The Perca fluviatilis chromosome 24, GENO_Pfluv_1.0, whole genome shotgun sequence genome has a window encoding:
- the cyyr1 gene encoding cysteine and tyrosine-rich protein 1 encodes MENPWRRRRTQAVRWKLLRNSLLLCLFTGGTKAECEGCIEYCCDGSPPFCCSYYAYVGDVLSGTAISSFSLCVVSDGAVAALFLCVCMCMKNGRGARVGVFSTSYINTVTQGYPGPPPPYNYDYEMYPSSLNPPPYTPTQPRPANYSPPPPYPGCTRK; translated from the exons ATGGAAAAcccctggaggaggaggaggacgcagGCGGTCAGATGGAAGTTGCTGAGGAACTCGCTGCTGCTTTGTTTATTCACCG gcgGCACTAAAGCCGAGTGTGAAGGCTGTATAGAGTATTGCTGCGATGGATCGCCGCCTTTCTGCTGCTCCTACTACGCCTACGTGGGGGACGTCCTCTC GGGCACTGCCATCTCTTCGTTTTCgttgtgtgttgtttctgaTGGGGCGGTGGCGGCCTTGTtcctgtgcgtgtgtatgtgcatgaaGAACGGGCGGGGCGCGAGGGTCGGCGTGTTCAGCACCTCCTACATCAACACTGTGACCCAGGGCTACCCAG GTCCTCCACCTCCATACAACTATGACTACGAAATGTACCCTTCCTCGCTGAACCCCCCGCCTTACACCCCAACTCAGCCTCGACCGGCCAACTACTCCCCACCTCCTCCATACCCTGGCTGCACCCGCAAGTGA